From the Astyanax mexicanus isolate ESR-SI-001 chromosome 9, AstMex3_surface, whole genome shotgun sequence genome, one window contains:
- the pdcd5 gene encoding programmed cell death protein 5, whose amino-acid sequence MADEELEAIRRQRMAELQAKHGDSSDQQGQQEAKQRETEMRNSILAQVLDQSARARLSNLALVKPDKAKAVENYLIQMARFGQLGGKITENGLIEILEKVSQQTEKKTTVKFNRRRVMDSDEEDDD is encoded by the exons ATGGCTGATGAAGAGCTGGAAGCAATTAGAAGGCAGCGAATGGCAGAGCTTCAGGCAAAACATGGG gaCTCCAGTGATCAGCAAGGCCAACAAGAAGCAAAGCAGAG gGAAACAGAAATGAGAAACTCTATACTGGCTCAAGTCCTGGATCAGTCAGCCCGTGCCAGAC tgAGTAACCTGGCACTGGTAAAACCAGACAAAGCAAAAGCAGTGGAAAACTACCTGATTCAGATGGCGCGTTTTGGCCAGCTTGGGGGAAAG ATCACAGAAAACGGTTTGATAGAGATCCTTGAAAAAGTCAGTCAACAGACAGAGAAGAAGACTACTGTCAAG TTTAACAGAAGGCGAGTGATGGACTCTGATGAAGAAGACGATGATTAA
- the uraha gene encoding 5-hydroxyisourate hydrolase, giving the protein MSIRLQHIKDHILAANQCAEMSSPPYSPLTTHVLNTGRGIPAASMVISLHLRNHTAASWTLLRTGATNDDGRCPGLITREAFVPGVYKMRFETGRYWEALGETCFYPYVEIVFTITDAAQKFHVPLLLSRFSYSTYRGS; this is encoded by the exons ATGAGCATACGACTGCAGCACATCAAAGACCATATTTTGGCAGCAAATCAA TGTGCTGAAATGTCCTCACCTCCATACAGCCCACTCACCACTCATGTGCTTAACACTGGCCGAGGTATACCAGCTGCCAGCATGGTTATCAGCCTCCACCTCCGGAACCACACTGCAGCATCCTGGACCCTGCTGAGAACAGG AGCTACCAATGATGATGGACGGTGCCCAGGTCTGATCACCAGAGAGGCCTTTGTTCCTGGTGTTTATAAGATGCGTTTTGAGACTGGACGCTACTGGGAGGCCTTGGGGGAGACCTGCTTCTACCCTTATGTTGAG ATTGTCTTCACCATCACGGATGCAGCTCAGAAGTTCCATGTTCCACTTCTCCTGAGTCGGTTCTCCTACAGCACCTACAGAGGAAGTTAA